The following are encoded together in the Thunnus albacares chromosome 7, fThuAlb1.1, whole genome shotgun sequence genome:
- the LOC122985757 gene encoding receptor-type tyrosine-protein phosphatase eta isoform X1, which yields MFRCHLFSFASTSLSLTEPEAVRNLNVTAFTTSSVSLKWTEPEGSSSFYRVQWTYGNTMRNDSVTETYINIRELTAGVQYNFTVTAVAGDNKTVGQAKTISLYTKPEVVRNLNVTEITTSSMTLTWTKPEGSSSFYRVQWTDGNVTQSYNVSVTSKTFTNLTAGVQYTINITAVADDDHTEGQSATVSQYTKPEVVRNLNVTAFTTSTVSLTWTKPEGSSSFYRVQWTDGNINQSYIVNVTFNTITNLTPGVQYTISITAVADDGHTEGQSTTVSQYTKPGTIGHIDVSTTTSSISLIWKASAGESLTYKVEWHNGGAPVFRNTTNTSTVLSDLSPGTNYTITIVAIAGDNQTQGDPFIYSAVTKPSVVSDLTVTAVTTSSASLTWTQPEGNVTSYIVQWTAEKTINKATNETSLTIQGLTPGFQYNITVTAVAGNSSNKGEGTSITTITMPENPGNITVTARGTDNLSINWTLPEGRADYYMVNISNENLLYSYSNTTANTSAHFTGLHPGRVYVITVTAVAGNFRKTSDQSSFATVPTPPGSIVISQVTNTSLHLQWATPALMEGAPNISYYITYQRQGGELQNNSITINNTVLSSLSSGMSYNITVKTIGPQNLMSEVVSNSAYTRPNPVLNLVASPKSTTSVKVKWSYPQEDQPYYVYVVQTYNSTGTLVDNKTVSNKSTDVHDLEPGTRYNITVTTIAAQGSESTAEQTFSYTMPKAVTNLTVTDVQTTAIQLTWLRQSDHKPSYSYWVVALQDNEVVQNNSAKMENYTFFNLTPGTLYSFNVFTVVEGVKSTVESTSSYTRPAAVSDIVAIGGTTNMSVSWTLALGQVDSYTVLLYRDSQLKTNHTDLSNTTVNTVFQDLKPGVLYCVVVITKSQPFQSNNASVYNATFPNPPGLINVELQTVESINFTWAFPEDMNPYQYNFSVSTHIGSFMTQNNWFLLLNLQSGTLYHISVVTVGVLDYESTAVTAENYTRPLAVTMLRQTEITTNAVTLVWEQPESKPNYSYVVQVTNGSFSQHEVVEFPKTTHTITRLLSGSNYTFSVTAQTADGTQADPVTVSYFTRPYSVSGLRAETLNTTAVDLAWVKPMEYKDEYTYRVETTVCGRKNKTLTEEDILISELTPGTSCTFCVFVRAKDGTEGKAECTSQYTRPETVHPSISSQGSNSSIRVSWTKPPGNVEYYMVYLKSTSPDPDFEQQQINSTGISELFEGLSAGRKYTTWVTTHSGPFNASSEPVTNATFPNAPGPIEIVMKTTNSIHISWTDAPLMTGASFYYQLTNISSLGGEYITTTNNSYTFAPLDSGTSYNISVVTVGAMNFMSERVQRHSVTTQPFGVEVPKASTDEESITVTWNRPHEYKESYQYNLTWQSSDASIINHTLTKDVTLKINHLVPGSSYTITVTTQTTDGTRSDSRLISACTNASPVKDLTCEGPNKTNAEIILSWTKPDGQYKSFQINRSNSETIKLTSSCNPNCNHTISNLSHNYEYKLVMVTLSCGLPSTPLSLSCMTGITHPPVPKDYNKLTMVTDTVYNKFSLQISSELLVNTNGPITHIGVLVTDNSPDVNASNLRAYLGKTYQQWSEKSTSVFLATVKDNDFQSRSGESYLIVEIGDESKWNSYTNGALKATEKYQYAIVLFTSLSVENDLVNYQRSLVSITPFYPALQLPQNPAVIGFAIGATLGIFCILFIILIGFIIYWKRLSNKESSDIQIHSMRAKVSVAVRVEDYEAYYRKQKADSNCGFAEEFEDLKLVGTGQSKTSALTLENKPKNRYNNVLPYDSSRVKLSIIHGSPYDDYINANYMPGYNSRKEFIAAQGPLPTTVNEFWRMIWEKNVQTLVMLTRCIEQGRVKCEQYWNSGTKHFENITVKTTSEIPLEDWTIRDFDIKNMKTAETRTVRQFHFTAWPDHGVPETTELLISFRHLVREHMDQYSRHSPTVVHCSAGVGRTGTFIAIDRLIFQIERENIVDVYGIVHDLRMHRPLMVQTEDQYVFLNQCSMDIIRSRTGTNVDLIYQNTAALSIYENLDPKKGFHKNGYHNA from the exons ATGTTTCGTTGTCATCTTTTCTCCTTTGCAtccacctctctgtcactcacagagcctgaagcagtCAGGAATCTCAATGTCACTGCATTCACAAcatcctcagtgtctctgaagTGGACTGAACCAGAGGGAAGCAGCTCCTTCTATAGAGTACAGTGGACTTATGGAAATACAATGAGGAATGACAGTGTCACtgaaacatatataaacatccGTGAGCTGACTGCTGGAGTGCAGTACAATTTTACAGTCACTGCAGTGGCTGGAGATAACAAAACAGTAGGACAGGCAAAGACAATTTCACTGTATACAA aGCCTGAAGTAGTCAGGAATCTCAATGTcactgaaatcacaacatccTCTATGACTCTGACCTGGACTAAACCAGAGGGAAGCAGCTCCTTCTATAGAGTACAGTGGACTGATGGAAATGTAACTCAGAGTTACAATGTCAGTGTCACATCTAAGACCTTTACTAACCTGACTGCTGGTGTCCAGTATACAATAAATATTACTGCAGTGGCAGATGATGATCACActgaaggacagagtgccactGTTTCTCAGTACACAA aGCCTGAAGTAGTCAGGAATCTCAATGTCACTGCATTCACAACATCCACTGTGTCTCTGACCTGGACTAAACCAGAGGGAAGCAGCTCCTTCTATAGAGTACAGTGGACTGATGGAAATATAAATCAGAGTTACATTGTCAATGTAACATTTAACACCATTACTAACCTGACTCCTGGTGTCCAGTATACAATAAGTATTACTGCAGTGGCAGATGATGGTCACACTGAAGGACAGAGTACCACTGTTTCTCAGTACACAA AACCAGGTACAATTGGGCATATTGATGTATCCACAACCACATCCTCCATCTCACTGATCTGGAAGGCATCTGCTGGTGAATCACTGACCTACAAGGTGGAGTGGCACAACGGTGGAGCACCGGTGTTCAGAAACACAACCAATACTTCCACTGTGCTATCTGACTTGAGCCCTGGTACAAACTACACAATCACAATTGTTGCCATTGCTGGAGATAATCAGACACAAGGAGACCCCTTCATATACTCTGCAGTCACAA AACCTTCTGTGGTCAGTGATCTTACTGTGACTGCAGTCACAACATCGTCTGCGTCTCTGACCTGGACTCAACCAGAGGGCAATGTAACCTCATACATTGTTCAGTGGACTGCAGAAAAAACCATCAATAAGGCCACCAATGAAACCTCATTAACCATCCAAGGTTTAACCCCTGGATTCCAGTACAACATTACAGTGACTGCTGTTGCTGGAAATTCCTCAAACAAGGGAGAAGGAACCTCAATAACTACCATCACAA TGCCTGAGAATCCTGGAAACATCACGGTCACAGCACGAGGAACCGATAATCTGAGCATCAACTGGACCTTACCTGAAGGGAGGGCTGATTACTACATGGTGAACATCTCAAATGAGAATCTGCTATATTCGTATAGCAATACAACAGCAAACACCTCAGCCCACTTTACTGGTTTACATCCTGGGAGAGTCTATGTTATCACAGTGACTGCTGTAGCTGGAAACTTCAGGAAGACATCTGACCAGTCCTCATTTGCCACTG TTCCCACACCTCCTGGTTCCATCGTTATCAGTCAGGTGACAAACACTTCGCTCCATCTGCAATGGGCGACTCCCGCCTTGATGGAAGGTGCTCCAAACATCAGCTATTATATCACCTATCAGCGCCAGGGTGGTGAACTACAAAATAATAGCATCACAATCAATAACACAGTGCTGTCCTCGCTGTCCTCTGGAATGTCCTACAATATAACTGTGAAAACAATTGGACCCCAAAATTTAATGAGCGAGGTTGTCAGTAATTCTGCATACACCC GGCCCAACCCTGTGTTGAATCTTGTAGCCAGCCCTAAATCCACCACCTCAGTAAAAGTGAAATGGTCATACCCACAGGAAGACCAGCCATACTACGTATACGTTGTTCAAACCTACAATTCTACAGGAACACTTGTTGACAACAAAACAGTCAGTAATAAAAGCACTGATGTACATGACCTTGAGCCAGGAACTAGATACAATATCACTGTCACGACAATAGCAGCACAAGGAAGTGAATCCACGGCAGAACAGACGTTCAGTTACACAA TGCCCAAAGCAGTGACCAACCTTACAGTGACGGATGTACAAACAACTGCCATCCAGCTGACGTGGCTCAGACAAAGCGATCATAAGCCTTCCTACTCCTACTGGGTGGTAGCACTCCAGGACAACGAGGTGGTTCAGAATAATTCAGCAAAGATGGAAAATTACACCTTCTTCAATCTGACCCCTGGAACACTGTACAGTTTCAATGTGTTCACGGTTGTAGAAGGAGTCAAGTCCACTGTGGAAAGCACATCAAGCTACACAA ggccTGCAGCAGTTTCTGACATTGTTGCCATAGGAGGCACAACTAACATGTCAGTGAGTTGGACGCTTGCATTAGGACAGGTGGACTCCTACACTGTCCTGCTGTACAGAGACTCACAGTTAAAGACAAACCACACAGATCTGAGCAACACCACTGTGAACACAGTGTTTCAGGACCTGAAACCAGGAGTGCTTTACTGTGTGGTGGTGATCACCAAAAGTCAACCTTTTCAGAGCAATAATGCAAGTGTTTACAACGCAACTT TTCCCAATCCTCCTGGCCTCATCAATGTGGAGTTGCAGACTGTGGAGTCCATCAACTTTACCTGGGCCTTTCCAGAGGACATGAACCCCTATCAGTACAACTTCAGCGTGTCCACTCACATAGGCTCTTTTATGACCCAAAACAACTGGTTCCTGCTGCTCAATCTCCAGTCTGGAACCCTCTACCACATCTCTGTTGTTACTGTAGGTGTGCTGGACTATGAGAGCACAGCTGTGACAGCAGAAAACTATACCA GACCGCTCGCTGTAACCAtgctgagacagacagaaatcaCCACAAATGCAGTGACCTTGGTGTGGGAGCAACCGGAGAGCAAACCTAACTACTCATATGTGGTGCAGGTCACAAATGGATCTTTTTCTCAACATGAAGTAGTAGAGTTCCCAAAAACCACACACACGATCACTCGACTTCTTTCTGGGAGCAACTACACCTTCAGTGTCACTGCACAAACAGCAGATGGCACTCAGGCAGATCCTGTGACAGTGTCCTACTTCACAC GGCCGTACAGTGTTAGTGGGTTGCGGGCTGAAACCTTGAACACAACTGCTGTAGATCTGGCTTGGGTGAAACCAATGGAGTACAAGGATGAATATACATATCGGGTTGAAACAACCGTCTGTGGCCGCAAAAACAAAACCCTGACAGAAGAAGACATACTGATCTCAGAGCTCACCCCTGGGACCAGCTGCaccttctgtgtttttgtcaggGCCAAGGATGGCACAGAAGGGAAAGCAGAATGCACCTCTCAGTACACTC GGCCTGAGACGGTGCATCCCAGTATCTCCAGCCAGGGCTCCAATAGTTCAATCCGGGTGTCATGGACAAAACCTCCTGGGAACGTGGAGTATTATATGGTTTATCTAAAGAGCACTTCCCCAGATCCAGATTTTGAGCAACAGCAGATAAACTCTACCGGTATCTCCGAGCTGTTTGAGGGCCTGTCAGCTGGAAGGAAGTACACCACCTGGGTGACCACACATAGTGGACCCTTCAATGCATCATCTGAACCGGTCACTAATGCTACCT TTCCTAACGCTCCCGGGCCAATTGAGATCGTGATGAAGACAACCAACTCCATTCACATTAGTTGGACGGATGCTCCTCTGATGACCGGTGCATCATTCTACTACcagctcacaaatatatcaTCCCTGGGAGGCGAATACATCACTACCACAAACAACAGCTATACTTTTGCCCCCCTGGATTCTGGGACTTCCTACAACATCTCCGTGGTAACAGTGGGTGCCATGAACTTTATGAGTGAGAGGGTTCAGAGACATTCAGTCACCACAC AACCATTCGGTGTGGAGGTTCCTAAGGCTTCTACAGACGAGGAGAGCATCACAGTCACGTGGAACCGCCCTCATGAATACAAAGAAAGCTATCAGTACAATTTGACCTGGCAAAGCTCAGATGCTTCCATCATTAACCATACCTTAACGAAAGACGTAACGCTTAAGATCAACCACCTGGTTCCTGGCAGCAGCTATACGATTACTGTCACCACACAGACCACAGATGGAACACGGAGTGATTCAAGATTGATTTCCGCCTGCACAA aTGCAAGCCCAGTGAAAGACTTAACATGTGAAggtccaaacaaaacaaatgcagaaaTCATCCTGTCCTGGACAAAACCTGATGGCCAATACAAAAGCTTCCAGATCAATAGAAGTAACAGTGAGACCATCAAGTTGACAAGCTCCTGTAACCCAAATTGTAATCACACTATCTCCAACCTAAGTCACAACTATGAATACAAGCTGGTTATGGTCACTCTGAGCTGTGGACTACCCAGCActcctctgtctctcagctGCATGACAGGCATCACAC ATCCACCAGTTCCAAAAGACTATAACAAACTGACAATGGTGACTGACACAGTGTACAACAAGTTCTCCCTTCAGATCAGTTCTGAGCTGCTGGTTAACACCAATGGGCCAATCACTCATATTGGCGTGCTGGTGACAGACAATTCACCGG ACGTTAACGCTTCTAATCTGAGGGCGTACTTGGGGAAAACATATCAACAGTGGAGTGAAAAGAGTACTTCTGTTTTCCTGGCAACAGTCAAAGACAACGACTTCCAATCGCGCAGTGGAGAGAGCTATCTGATTGTAGAAATAGGAGATGAATCTAAATGGAACAGCTACACTAATGGTGCCCTCAAGGCCACTGAAAAATACCA ATATGCCATCGTGTTGTTCACCAGTCTGAGTGTGGAAAATGACCTTGTGAATTATCAAAGGTCACTGGTCTCAATAACACCTTTTTATCCAGCTCTACAACTCCCACAGAACCCAG CCGTCATTGGGTTTGCTATCGGAGCAACACTGGGAATTTTCTGCattctcttcatcatcctcatcggCTTCATTATCTACTGGAAAAG GTTATCCAACAAAGAATCATCAGATATCCAGATTCATTCTATGAG agcCAAAGT GAGCGTTGCTGTGAGGGTGGAGGACTACGAGGCTTACTACAGGAAGCAGAAAGCAGACTCCAACTGTGGCTTTGCTGAAGAGTTTGAG GACCTGAAGCTTGTTGGTACAGGTCAGTCGAAAACCAGTGCTCTGACTCTGGAGAACAAGCCCAAGAACCGCTACAACAACGTGCTTCCCT ATGACTCGTCTAGGGTGAAACTGTCTATTATCCATGGGAGCCCATATGATGACTACATCAATGCTAATTACATGCCG GGTTACAACTCCAGGAAGGAGTTTATTGCAGCTCAGGGTCCTTTGCCCACCACAGTCAACGAGTTCTGGAGGATGATCTGGGAGAAGAATGTACAGACCCTGGTCATGCTGACACGCTGCATTGAACAGGGAAGA GTCAAATGTGAGCAGTACTGGAATTCTGGCACCAAGCACTTTGAAAATATCACTGTGAAAACAACCTCTGAAATACCACTTGAAGACTGGACCATCAGGgactttgacattaaaaat ATGAAAACAGCAGAGACCCGCACAGTTCGTCAGTTCCACTTCACAGCCTGGCCGGACCATGGGGTACCAGAAACCACCGAGCTCCTCATCAGCTTCAGACATTTGGTCAGAGAGCACATGGACCAATACTCCAGACACTCTCCTACCGTGGTCCACTGCAG TGCTGGTGTGGGGCGCACAGGTACCTTCATAGCCATTGACCGTCTGATCTTTCAGATTGAAAGGGAAAATATTGTGGATGTGTATGGCATCGTCCATGATCTGCGTATGCACCGGCCCCTCATGGTGCAGACAGAG GACCAGTACGTCTTCCTAAACCAATGTTCAATGGACATCATCAGATCGAGAACTGGAACCAATGTGGATCTAATCTACCAAAACACTGCTGCACTCTCCATTTACGAGAACTTAGACCCCAAAAAAGGTTTTCACAAAAATGGGTACCACAACGCATAG